The Malus domestica chromosome 06, GDT2T_hap1 genome has a segment encoding these proteins:
- the LOC103437091 gene encoding uncharacterized protein isoform X2, whose translation MDYDDNDFQSQNLHLAGEGSTNFPPVLQPYALPKFDFDDSLQGHLRFDSLVETEVFLGIENNEPNHWIEDFSRGSSGIEFSSTAAESCSISRRNNVWSEATSSESVEMLLKSVGQEEIIPSETIVEESDACKEPCCLTEQMEPNLNNDDNILSQMGDVTDLGPTLPRVEISENLSGLKDVGVDQLCVDDSQTREGKLLVDGNSNNLEPNDLSGKDSPRVSKGSPSTDGKCKDANQMELDNAVDEHLDEKEDSSASGMQVDDMISVQNIITRSDELSKKDVQHNLKDISEEDPDGHVLRIEAQVNEKVVEKATCYLENPHCSSFEVESVEGGIANQENVVSVEEPSDILQEDSDLHTLGGCSDRECSGADADTNKYETVVLFKVIDTGGDQSELNTHSLSPRACENDTSCAVEVSNKNAEISSSIDPVLKGDSDLHVVDVFSDRECSGVPAETNKCEDTVLLKDTGSGGDIFKLNTNDLSPMVTRGDDRFAGEVTNSNAGISSSPSSPDPKPKLDSGWNSSKENSLESGFQPDSGTLVRTSEASLSVIEENEVSKDESNENREVHCNLTATCSSAEVFSEAHVTGSSKSSLDASGISGEKLNADGLVSLSIVEESSQICDDNKVYGEGDVGDGQDGNLDLSSSEKDSTQLLNESNGKYLELGGSVVKGLGSSSLCGASTDKELVVPTLTNEGDGNEPVTNLFLENSNVASCGTMNGVPLSSGNGVARDIVSNSEVQAAPSSAGGSYCDKKEEIASEMSKDASFSCIVPPPLVETGPVSVSEAEKGVSCDSSGQSLCKTVDQSLPVTDSCNTECRNEPQSAVANEVSKGNTNEREVASVQCESSTKVGDASEAIFFGRQDGSTIKESFEKASANATELSMDSDMLPGPSTLVEMCGGTAKNAMEDTDTSEVSQDKTSAEATMPSINCDASPICEASICSAALPESHARFVAPESGGSSVNPNKNDCGSTKVVETSELSETKHESGDIKGPKNLNAPVSDIVRNGDNHSPKSWNPKENDASKDWRNGTSDVSSFADLPKGDAPNNLQPVPTIIPPRFAEGSIQNSGSGQLDAKISQDLSHGGSLVFDGVARGASKVTPERKTRRASSKATGKQSAKKGSAQARTPMRQLERGDRSSSVSQNQSGIFQLVQPSETKPYGHVDGAIKPFSVLSTSTSSLPDLNTSAPPSVIFQQPFTDLQQVQLRAQIFVYGALIQGIAPEEAYMVSAFGGHDGGRGMWENAWRVSIERLHGQKSALGNPETPLQSRSGSRAPDQVIKGAFQSKSIPSPLGRPSMKGAPPMGSPMIPISSPLWSISTPVCEGLQYNYQQALNPLHPFQTQSIGNVVGGHNTTWMPQPSFRGPWLTSPESSAAQASTHFSAFPSTEAVQLTPVKETSLPQLPSKKHVSSGSSTQTGGPTSVFAGVSPVFDPKKVSASHGQHSADPKPRKRKKTSASEDHVQVTMQARSQPESALTLADSSSLSTSVAISTPSTIVSKTMPEKLIMSVFPTPSTGRLKKADQDLEQREAFTEATLSKVKEARQQAEEAAAYAATAVSHSQEIWNQLDKQKDSRLIFDGEVKLASAAAAVAAAAAVAKAAAAAANVALNAALQAKLMAEEASVSYNDGNASQSIRMTTPVPILRGEDVTNSSTSILVAAREASRKGVEVASAASKQAENMDAIVKAAELAAEAVSQAGIIVAMGDPLPLSQLVEAGPEGYWKVPQVSSGLVMKSNGMSREQSNLGTVGEDVDSSSRRSKDRQSDKHKAQPTAHEKSPILTEVNKESMDDQLRPGVGTTGFDTASEKGSRGPKGRNVSEIRSRSALITVENDFEKEAGASEESSIKEGSLVEVLKDGAGFGEAWFTAKVLCLQNGKASVCYTELPSDEGKLQEWVALDGEEDKPPKIRIARPVTALGHDGTRKRRRAAMADYTWSVGDKVDAWIQESWWEGVVTEKNKKDETILTVHFPAQGEKSVVKAWHLRPSLIWKDGKWVEWFSVRNDTSFLEGDMPQEKRPKFGSPAVEDKGNDNASKSIDVNDSGKPVDPRLLNLSANEKVFNMGKNTRTENKLDATRTIRTGLQKERSRGVVFGIPKPGKKRKFMEVSKHYVENEGGKINETSDPVKIAKYLMPQGSGSRGLKNTSKIDTREKQVAGSKLKGLRSGKLQSLSGKSAAQKDHLLTDAHTASDGSSEMDHTGKIKDSVNDAEGLSGKHTLSQTSTHRTEGTTDGPMEFSSLAPSSDSSSSKKVSTLTALSRANKGKLAPAGGRLGKIEEGKVFSGNPAKSTAEVVEPRRSNRRIQPTSRLLEGLQSSLIISKIPSVSHDKGHRSQNRNASRGNNNG comes from the exons ATGGATTATGATGACAATGATTTTCAAAGCCAGAATCTTCATTTAGCCGGTGAAGGGAGTACTAATTTTCCTCCAGTTTTACAGCCATATGCTCTTCCCAAGTTTGATTTTGACGATAGCCTTCAAGGGCATTTGAGGTTTGATAGTTTGGTTGAAACCGAGGTTTTTCTGGGTATTGAGAATAACGAACCTAATCACTGGATTGAGGATTTCTCTCGTGGGAGTAGTGGGATAGAGTTTAGTTCCACTGCAGCAGAATCTTGCTCTATATCAAGGCGCAACAATGTTTGGTCTGAAGCCACTTCCTCAGAATCTGTTGAAATGCTATTAAAATCTGTTGGGCAGGAAGAAATTATTCCCTCTGAGACAATCGTTGAGGAATCAGATGCCTGTAAGGAACCGTGTTGCTTAACTGAGCAGATGGAGCCTAATTTGAATAATGATGATAACATTCTTTCTCAAATGGGGGATGTTACAGATCTAGGGCCTACATTACCACGGGTGGAGATTTCCGAAAATCTTTCTGGCTTAAAGGATGTAGGAGTAGATCAGCTTTGTGTTGATGATTCACAAACTCGTGAAGGTAAATTATTAGTTGATGGAAATTCAAATAACTTGGAACCAAATGATCTCAGTGGAAAGGACAGCCCACGTGTAAGTAAAGGGAGTCCTTCTACGGATGGGAAATGCAAAGATGCAAATCAGATGGAATTGGACAATGCGGTTGATGAACATCTAGATGAAAAAGAAGATTCCTCTGCTTCAGGAATGCAAGTTGATGATATGATATCTGTGCAGAATATTATTACAAGAAGTGATGAGTTGAGTAAAAAAGATgttcaacataatttaaaagataTCAGTGAAGAGGATCCAGATGGGCATGTGTTGCGCATAGAGGCTCAAGTGAATGAAAAAGTAGTTGAAAAGGCTACCTGTTATCTTGAAAACCCTCATTGTTCATCGTTTGAGGTGGAGTCTGTGGAAGGAGGAATTGCTAATCAGGAAAATGTTGTTAGTGTGGAGGAACCATCGGATATACTGCAAGAGGATTCTGACTTACATACCCTGGGCGGATGCAGTGACAGGGAATGCTCTGGAGCTGATGCTGACACCAACAAATATGAAACTGTGGTCTTGTTTAAAGTCATAGATACTGGTGGGGATCAATCAGAACTAAACACACACAGCTTATCACCTAGGGCGTGTGAAAATGATACTAGCTGCGCAGTTGAGGTTAGCAACAAAAATGCtgaaatttcttcaagtatAGATCCTGTGCTGAAAGGGGATTCTGACTTACATGTAGTGGACGTATTCAGTGACAGGGAGTGCTCTGGGGTTCCTGCTGAAACCAACAAATGTGAAGATACAGTCTTGCTTAAAGACACAGGTAGTGGTGgtgatatttttaaattaaacacaaatgaTTTATCACCAATGGTTACCAGAGGCGATGATAGGTTTGCAGGTGAGGTCACCAACAGCAATGCTGGTATTTCTTCAAGTCCATCAAGTCCAGATCCTAAACCGAAATTGGATTCTGGATGGAATAGCTCCAAGGAGAATTCTTTAGAAAGTGGTTTCCAACCAGATAGTGGGACTTTGGTCAGAACGTCCGAGGCTTCTTTGTCAGTCATTGAGGAAAATGAGGTCTCAAAGGATGAAAGTAATGAAAATAGGGAAGTTCATTGTAATTTGACTGCAACATGTTCTTCAGCTGAAGTATTTAGTGAAGCACATGTAACTGGATCTTCTAAAAGTTCTCTTGATGCTTCTGGAATTTCTGGAGAGAAATTGAATGCTGATGGACTTGTATCACTTTCTATTGTTGAGGAGTCTTCTCAAATATGTGATGATAATAAAGTTTACGGAGAAGGTGATGTTGGTGATGGACAGGATGGTAACCTGGATCTCTCTTCCAGTGAAAAGGATAGTACACAATTGCTCAATGAGTCTAATGGTAAATATTTGGAGCTTGGTGGATCTGTTGTTAAGGGATTGGGGTCCTCATCATTGTGTGGAGCTAGCACAGATAAAGAGCTGGTTGTTCCAACATTAACAAATGAAGGTGATGGTAATGAACCGG TGACCAACCTTTTCTTGGAAAATTCGAACGTGGCTTCTTGTGGCACAATGAATGGTGTTCCCTTGTCTTCTGGAAATGGTGTAGCCAGGGATATTGTTAGCAACTCAGAGGTTCAAGCAGCACCTTCTTCTGCTGGGGGTTCATACTGtgacaaaaaagaagaaatcgcaAGTGAAATGTCCAAGGACGCAAGTTTTTCATGTATAGTGCCACCTCCTTTGGTAGAAACAGGGCCAGTTTCCGTTTCTGAAGCTGAAAAAGGTGTTTCCTGTGATAGTTCTGGACAGTCGTTATGCAAGACGGTTGATCAATCTCTGCCTGTCACAGACAGTTGCAATACAGAGTGCCGAAATGAACCACAAAGTGCAGTCGCTAATGAAGTTAGCAAGGGAAACACAAATGAGAGGGAAGTAGCTTCTGTTCAGTGTGAATCTTCTACAAAAGTGGGTGATGCTAGTGAAGCTATTTTCTTTGGAAGACAGGATGGCTCAACCATAAAAGAGAGTTTTGAAAAGGCATCCGCAAATGCAACAG AACTAAGTATGGATTCTGACATGCTGCCTGGGCCTTCAACATTGGTGGAAATGTGTGGTGGTACTGCTAAAAATGCAATGGAAGACACTGACACTTCTGAAGTATCTCAGGATAAGACTTCTGCGGAGGCTACTATGCCCAGCATTAATT gtgatgcttctccgatttgtGAAGCTTCTATCTGTTCTGCTGCTTTGCCTGAATCTCATGCTAGGTTTGTTGCACCAGAAAGTGGTGGAAGTTCTGTTAATCCGAATAAAAATGATTGTGGTTCAACTAAGGTTGTTGAAACAAGTGAGCTTTCTGAGACTAAACATGAATCAGGTGATATCAAGGGGCCCAAAAATCTGAATGCCCCAGTTTCTGACATTGTTAGGAATGGGGACAATCATTCTCCTAAATCCTGGaatccaaaagaaaatgatgcctCCAAGGATTGGAGAAATGGCACGTCGGACGTGAGTTCATTTGCAGATTTGCCAAAAGGGGATGCTCCCAACAACTTGCAGCCCGTTCCTACTATTATACCTCCTAGA TTTGCAGAGGGGTCTATACAAAATTCTGGTTCAGGCCAGCTGGATGCAAAAATCTCACAAGATCTTTCTCATGGAGGTTCACTAGTATTTGATGGAGTTGCACGAGGTGCTTCTAAGGTTACCCCTGAACGGAAAACAAGGCGAGCATCTAGCAAGGCAACGGGTAAACAGAGCGCTAAGAAGGGAAGTGCACAAGCAAGAACTCCTATGAGACAATTAGAAAGAGGAGACAGATCAAGCAGTGTGTCCCAAAACCAATCTGGAATTTTCCAGCTTGTGCAGCCTAGTGAGACAAAGCCCTATGGACATGTGGATGGTGCTATAAAACCCTTTTCTGTTCTTAGTACTTCCACATCTAGTTTGCCAGATCTGAATACTTCTGCTCCACCATCTGTAATATTTCAACAGCCGTTCACTGACTTGCAGCAAGTGCAATTACGTGCTCAAATCTTTGTTTATGGAGCTTTAAT TCAAGGAATAGCACCTGAAGAAGCTTATATGGTGTCAGCATTTGGGGGACATG ATGGTGGAAGGGGCATGTGGGAGAATGCTTGGCGTGTGTCCATAGAGAGGCTACACGGTCAAAAGTCTGCTCTGGGTAATCCAGAAACTCCTTTGCAATCACGCTCGG GTTCCAGGGCTCCTGACCAAGTAATTAAAGGTGCATTCCAGAGTAAAAGTATTCCCTCACCTCTTGGTCGACCCAGCATGAAGGGTGCTCCACCAATGGGTAGCCCAATGATACCTATTTCATCACCTCTTTGGAGTATTTCTACCCCTGTTTGCGAGGGCCTGCAATATAATTATCAGCAGGCACTTAATCCATTGCATCCCTTTCAAACACAATCAATAGGGAACGTTGTTGGGGGCCATAATACTACGTGGATGCCTCAGCCCTCCTTTCGGGGTCCCTGGCTTACTTCTCCAGAGTCTTCTGCAGCTCAAGCCAGTACTCATTTTTCAGCATTTCCTAGTACAGAAGCAGTGCAGTTGACTCCTGTAAAAGAAACATCTTTGCCACAATTGCCTAGTAAGAAGCATGTTTCCTCTGGTTCTTCTACTCAGACTGGAGGCCCAACTAGTGTTTTTGCAGGGGTGTCTCCAgtgtttgacccaaaaaaagtGTCGGCATCACATGGCCAGCATTCTGCTGACCCTAAgcctagaaaaagaaaaaagacttCAGCTTCTGAGGATCATGTTCAGGTTACTATGCAAGCTCGATCTCAACCCGAGTCAGCTCTAACACTTGCTGATAGTAGTAGTCTGTCTACATCTGTTGCCATCTCAACCCCAAGTACCATTGTGTCTAAGACCATGCCAGAGAAATTGATTATGTCTGTCTTTCCAACGCCTTCCACTGGTCGCCTCAAAAAAGCAGATCAGGATTTGGAGCAGAGGGAAGCTTTTACAGAGGCGACTCTTAGTAAAGTTAAGGAGGCTAGGCAACAGGCAGAAGAAGCCGCTGCTTATGCTGCTACAGCTGTTAGTCACAGCCAAGAAATATGGAATCAGTTGGATAAGCAAAAAGATTCCAGATTGATATTTGATGGCGAAGTTAAGTTGGCATCTGCTGCTGCAGCTGTAGCTGCCGCGGCTGCTGTTGCAAAGGCAGCAGCTGCAGCTGCCAATGTTGCTTTGAATGCTGCATTACAAGCAAAATTGATGGCTGAAGAAGCCTCGGTTTCATATAATGATGGGAATGCGAGCCAAAGTATAAGAATGACTACTCCTGTGCCCATTTTAAGGGGTGAAGATGTAACTAATAGTTCGACTTCGATCCTTGTTGCTGCTAGggaggcttctagaaagggagTTGAAGTTGCATCTGCAGCCTCAAAGCAAGCTGAAAATATGGATGCCATTGTAAAAGCTGCTGAGTTGGCAGCAGAAGCTGTATCACAAGCTGGAATAATTGTAGCTATGGGTGATCCTTTGCCATTGAGTCAGTTAGTAGAAGCTGGTCCAGAGGGTTATTGGAAAGTACCTCAAGTTTCTTCAGGTCTGGTTATGAAATCAAATGGCATGTCGAGAGAACAGTCAAATTTGGGTACTGTCGGAGAAGATGTTGATTCTTCTTCTAGGCGTTCTAAAGATAGACAATCAGATAAGCACAAAGCACAGCCAACTGCACATGAGAAGTCACCTATTCTGACAGAGGTAAATAAGGAATCAATGGATGATCAACTGAGGCCGGGAGTAGGAACCACAGGGTTTGATACTGCCAGTGAAAAGGGGTCAAGAGGACCGAAAGGTCGCAATGTTTCTGAAATCAGATCAAGGTCTGCTTTGATTACTGTCgagaatgattttgaaaaggaaGCAGGAGCATCTGAAGAAAGCAGCATCAAGGAGGGTTCTCTAGTAGAG gtTCTCAAAGATGGGGCTGGATTTGGAGAAGCCTGGTTTACTGCTAAGGTATTGTGTTTGCAAAATGGAAAAGCTAGTGTGTGTTACACTGAGCTTCCGTCAGATGAAG GGAAACTGCAGGAATGGGTGGCACTTGATGGCGAAGAAGATAAGCCACCAAAGATACGAATTGCCCGCCCTGTTACCGCTTTGGGACATGACGGAACAAGGAAAAGGCGCAGAGCAGCAATGGCAGATTATACTTGGTCTGTTGGAGATAAAGTTGATGCATGGATACAGGAGAG CTGGTGGGAAGGAGTTGTCActgaaaaaaacaagaaagatgaaACTATATTAACGGTCCACTTTCCAG CTCAAGGGGAAAAGTCAGTTGTTAAAGCTTGGCATCTTCGGCCTTCGCTCATTTGGAAGGATGGCAAATGGGTTGAATGGTTTAGTGTACGAAATGACACCTCCTTCCTTGAG GGTGATATGCCCCAGGAAAAGCGACCCAAATTTGGCAGTCCTGCAGTGGAAGACAAGGGGAATGATAACGCGTCAAAAAGCATTGATGTAAATGATTCAGGGAAACCTGTAGACCCAAGGTTACTGAATTTATCTGCAAATGAAAAGGTATTTAATATGGGTAAGAATACCAGAACTGAGAATAAGCTTGATGCAACCAGAACAATTCGGACAGGGTTGCAGAAGGAAAGATCAAGGGGGGTTGTTTTTGGTATCCCCAAGCCtggaaagaagagaaaattcATGGAAGTTAGCAAACATTATGTGGAAAATGAGGGTGGCAAGATTAATGAAACTAGTGATCCGGTGAAAATTGCAAAATACTTGATGCCTCAAGGATCAGGTTCCCGTGGATTGAAAAATACATCCAAAATCGACACGAGGGAAAAACAAGTGGCTGGATCCAAGCTAAAGGGTCTGAGATCTGGAAAGCTGCAAAGTTTATCCGGTAAATCTGCTGCACAGAAGGACCACCTCTTAACAGATGCACACACTGCCTCTGATGGTTCAAGTGAAATGGACCATACAGGAAAGATCAAAGATTCTGTAAACGATGCTGAGGGTTTATCCGGAAAGCATACACTATCACAAACATCTACACATAGAACAGAAGGGACAACAGACGGCCCAATGGAATTTTCTTCATTAGCTCCATCATCTGATTCTTCTTCATCCAAGAAAGTCTCCACTTTAACTGCTCTATCTCGGGCAAACAAAGGAAAACTTGCACCTGCTGGTGGAAGGTTGGGTAAAATTGAGGAGGGCAAAGTGTTTAGTGGAAATCCGGCAAAGTCGACTGCTGAAGTTGTTGAGCCTCGTAGATCAAATCGCAGAATTCAACCTACATCAAGA CTACTAGAAGGACTACAAAGCTCGTTGATCATCTCAAAGATTCCTTCAGTTTCACATGACAAGGGCCACAGAAGTCAGAACCGGAATGCCTCTAGAG GGAATAACAATGGTTGA